From the Leishmania donovani BPK282A1 complete genome, chromosome 30 genome, one window contains:
- a CDS encoding RNA-binding protein, putative, with the protein MSLQNLFVAKLPRNINDADLLHIFSEFGPSSAKIMLDAATGKSKGFGFVLFDEEEKGAKAYRALDRKMARACGHSFTLVIYPSNHNGKIFTEESNVLYIRNIPMSVGQEKMERFLKTFGNLIYFAMREDHYGNPVWVVYAEYETVEDAKNALAKLHGNNTYFHGSAPILAKFEDSDDAKKERRRRRDGMQTHAPNSGCIFPPPHSHHENSGSLHTSSTTLSSENGVSSSHGGSSSRTVESKTSSKSTAGPRGSGTGGIAAALPSVTPASAPPMPPPPPPFLPAMTDVTQHTPTAAFSMPQQLLQPTPGYCYTLGESGQQIFIPASSFSSPMPPYNFAPATQSAPLLLLNPPLQTTDAAAKPNFSLLNPTANATVVLMENGLQYMLTPDAMNMNCEPFTSPTSTFGPMLAGSQPKSLLGISSNQAAYTNGSAGSMNSFGTCLDAVYTDPLQVVPPRCDAEDEVLGEASVAGPNNEDAVRVHALQSASAEGSVITGQRGPGVWW; encoded by the coding sequence ATGTCTCTCCAGAACTTGTTTGTGGCCAAACTGCCGCGCAACATTAACGATGCGGACCTCCTCCATATCTTCAGCGAGTTTGGCCCCTCCAGTGCTAAGATTATGCTGGACGCCGCGACCGGCAAGAGCAAGGGATTTGGTTTTGTGCTcttcgacgaggaggagaagggcgcCAAGGCGTACAGAGCACTGGACCGTAAGATggcacgtgcgtgtgggcaCAGTTTCACGCTGGTGATCTACCCCTCCAACCACAATGGTAAGATCTTTACCGAAGAGAGCAACGTACTGTATATCCGCAATATCCCGATGAGCGTCGGGCAGGAAAAGATGGAGCGCTTTCTGAAGACCTTCGGCAACTTGATCTACTTTGCCATGCGTGAGGACCATTACGGCAATCCCGTGTGGGTCGTCTACGCCGAGTACGAGACCGTCGAGGATGCCAAGAATGCTCTAGCGAAGCTCCACGGCAACAATACCTATTTCCACGGCTCGGCGCCGATCCTCGCCAAGTTCGAGGACAGCGATGACGCCAagaaggagcggcggcgccgtcgtgacGGAATGCAGACGCACGCCCCGAACAGCGGGTGCATCTTTCCGCCACCGCACAGCCACCACGAGAACTCCGGATCGCTTCACACCTCTTCCACGACGCTGAGCAGCGAGAATGGCGTTTCTAGCAgtcacggcggcagctcgaGCAGGACCGTCGAGTCGAAAACGTCTTCTAAGAGCACGGCCGGTccgcgtggcagcggcaccggtggcatcgctgccgccctgcCGTCCGTGACACCTGCGAGTGCGCCACCgatgccaccaccgccaccgccttttCTGCCTGCCATGACGGACGTGACGCAGCACACTCCGACGGCAGCCTTTTCcatgccgcagcagctgctgcagccgacGCCAGGCTACTGCTACACGCTTGGCGAGAGCGGACAGCAGATTTTCATTCCTGCGTCGTCCTTCAGCTCCCCCATGCCGCCCTACAACTTTGCCCCCGCCACGCAGTCGgcaccgcttctgctgctgaacCCACCGCTGCAGACCACGGATGCTGCGGCCAAGCCGAACTTTTCCCTGCTGAATCCCACTGCGAACGCGACCGTGGTGCTGATGGAGAATGGGCTGCAGTACATGCTGACTCCTGACGCCATGAACATGAACTGCGAGCCATTCACGTCTCCGACGTCGACTTTTGGACCGATGCTGGCGGGCTCGCAGCCGAAGAGCCTGTTGGGTATCAGCAGTAATCAAGCAGCCTACACGAACGGATCCGCTGGCTCGATGAACTCCTTCGGCACGTGCCTTGATGCTGTCTATACAGACCCACTTCAAGTCGTCCCTCCCCGCTGCGACGCTGAAGATGAGGTTCTTGGCGAGGCAAGCGTCGCAGGCCCCAACAACGAAGACGCCGTTCGTGTTCACGCTCTGcagagcgcgagcgccgagGGAAGCGTGATCACCGGCCAACGTGGACCAGGAGTGTGGTGGTAG